In one window of Mytilus trossulus isolate FHL-02 chromosome 7, PNRI_Mtr1.1.1.hap1, whole genome shotgun sequence DNA:
- the LOC134726364 gene encoding uncharacterized protein LOC134726364, with amino-acid sequence MHSRCLQNVFIVQKEMVRILLGILDPSGVAARVKRKLKRRHYRSKGPNYIWHLDSYDKLKPYGICVNGCIDGFSRFIIWLRVGRSNNNPRIVAGFYVEALTSLERVPHSIRSDMGTENSYIAEMQSFLRRNGPGSRKAFLYGTSQHNQRIESWWGILIKECVQFWMEFFEQMKQDGYFTGDFIDKSLIQYFFMDIIRRELENVVETWNAHRIRKSKHCDINGRPMVLYQAPFLKGTEDYSLPLENVELNACAEECDFEDSDCQVLERRRRKYMTEEGPPERQTYIYSTIHVDRDNLCLNQHKEALSRPT; translated from the exons ATGCATTCGAGATGCTTACAGAATGTTTTTATTGTCCAAAAGGAGATGGTAAGAATCCTATTAGGCATATTGGATCCTTCTGGCGTTGCTGCGAGAGTTAAGCGCAAACTAAAAAGAAGGCACTATAGATCCAAGGGTCCCAACTACATATGGCACCTTGACTCATATGATAAGTTAAAACCGTATGGAATTTGTGTCAACGGATGTATAGATGGGTTTTCAAGGTTTATAATTTGGTTACGTGTTGGTAGAAGCAATAATAACCCACGAATTGTAGCGGGATTTTATGTAGAGGCTTTGACTTCTTTAGAAAGGGTACCACATTCAATACGATCAGACATGGGAACCGAAAACAGTTATATTGCTGAAATGCAGTCATTCTTAAGGAGGAATGGTCCTGGAAGCAGAAAAGCTTTTCTCTATGGAACAAGTCAACACAATCAACGTATAGAGAGCTGGTGGGGAATACTTATAAAAGAATGTGTACAATTTTGGATGGAATTCTTTGAACAGATGAAGCAAGACGGCTACTTCACAGGCGACTTCATCGATAAAAGtcttatacaatattttttcatggaTATTATCAGA AGAGAGCTTGAAAATGTCGTTGAAACATGGAATGCACACCGAATTCGCAAATCGAAGCATTGCGACATAAACGGGCGTCCAATGGTCTTATACCAGGCACCTTTTTTGAAAGGCACCGAGGATTATTCACTACCTTTGGAAAATGTCGAACTAAATGCTTGTGCCGAGGAGTGTGACTTCGAAGATTCAGACT GTCAAGTATTGGAAAGAAGGAGGAGGAAATATATGACAGAAGAAGGTCCCCCTGAACGACAGACATATATTTATTCTACCATACATGTAGACAGAGACAATCTCTGTCTAAACCAACATAAAGAAGCTTTGTCTAGACCAACATAA